A part of Thermococcus sp. SY098 genomic DNA contains:
- a CDS encoding DUF134 domain-containing protein, giving the protein MPWGTGRGRGRGRRRKMRFIGLIPEIKHFYPARPPIGPPQPPIFMTYEEFEALRLVDYEGLTQEEAGKRMGVSRGTVWRALSSARKKVAQMLVEGRELIILAQGNEVPKTQSLDNEE; this is encoded by the coding sequence ATGCCTTGGGGAACAGGAAGAGGTAGAGGCAGAGGGCGAAGAAGGAAGATGCGCTTTATTGGTCTTATCCCAGAGATTAAGCACTTCTATCCAGCACGCCCACCTATTGGACCACCTCAGCCGCCGATTTTCATGACATACGAGGAGTTTGAGGCGTTGAGATTGGTGGATTATGAAGGACTAACTCAGGAAGAGGCAGGAAAGAGGATGGGCGTTTCGAGGGGAACGGTCTGGAGAGCTTTAAGCTCAGCGAGGAAGAAAGTTGCACAAATGCTCGTTGAGGGGAGGGAGCTGATAATTCTGGCACAGGGAAATGAGGTGCCAAAAACCCAAAGCTTGGATAACGAGGAGTAG